From Cellulophaga lytica DSM 7489, a single genomic window includes:
- a CDS encoding sodium:solute symporter produces the protein MSNLSYIDLTVLVLYIVFIVWWALKNGKSKDSDAYFLAGRNLTWPMVGLSLFAASVSSSTLMGHSGEGFISGIAVFNYNWISVLIMVFFAMFFLPFYIKSGIFTMPEFLERRFDGKSRSYFSFITIIGNVFLDASATLYTGALIIKMIFPEVEIFWIIIGMAAVAGSYTIIGGLSSAINADMIQAAVLIIGSSILSFYAISSIGGWESFIDKFNDGVWLKLTRPLDDPTVPWLGMWIGIPILGFYFWANNQVMVQRVLSAKSIDHGRKGVLLVGFLYLFTLFIFIVPGLIARGINLFGVENLPHELISGIDLKEKYGINTDQVYPRLIVKLLPVGLIGIILSAMISALTSTLSATLSSVSTLFTMDFYSKIDKNASSAKKVKVGKITAVVTLVIAVIWAPYIQTFDSLIAYYQEIVSYLAPPIVGTFFIGLFWKRANAKGAFSGLMAGLAVAALIMTLKYVLNVEINIHFLLLAPVLLIISLVVSIIVSLATAPPPADKVAENTWTKQIWIDETKELKGIVWYKNFRVQAILLVIACFVMYGLFY, from the coding sequence ATGAGTAACTTAAGTTATATAGACCTTACTGTACTAGTACTGTACATTGTTTTTATAGTATGGTGGGCCTTAAAAAATGGAAAAAGTAAAGATTCTGACGCCTATTTTTTAGCTGGCAGAAACCTAACTTGGCCAATGGTTGGGTTATCTTTATTTGCCGCAAGTGTATCTAGTTCTACATTAATGGGGCATTCTGGAGAAGGCTTTATTAGCGGTATTGCTGTGTTTAATTACAACTGGATATCGGTTTTAATAATGGTATTTTTTGCCATGTTCTTTTTGCCTTTCTACATAAAATCTGGAATTTTTACAATGCCGGAATTTTTAGAACGCAGGTTTGATGGTAAGTCTAGATCTTACTTTTCTTTTATTACAATTATTGGTAACGTTTTTTTAGATGCCTCTGCTACCCTATACACAGGCGCCTTAATTATAAAAATGATTTTTCCGGAAGTAGAAATTTTCTGGATTATTATAGGTATGGCAGCTGTTGCAGGTAGTTATACCATTATTGGTGGTTTGTCTTCTGCAATTAATGCAGATATGATACAAGCTGCTGTGTTAATTATTGGTTCTTCAATTTTATCATTCTACGCTATTAGTAGTATTGGTGGTTGGGAATCTTTTATAGATAAATTTAACGATGGTGTTTGGTTAAAATTAACCAGACCGTTAGATGACCCTACTGTACCTTGGTTAGGAATGTGGATTGGTATTCCTATTCTTGGGTTTTACTTTTGGGCTAACAACCAAGTTATGGTACAACGTGTATTATCTGCAAAATCTATAGACCATGGAAGAAAAGGTGTTTTACTAGTAGGTTTTTTATACCTATTTACATTATTTATTTTTATTGTTCCCGGATTAATTGCACGTGGTATAAACCTTTTTGGAGTAGAAAATTTGCCGCATGAATTAATAAGCGGAATTGATTTAAAAGAAAAATACGGTATAAATACAGACCAAGTATATCCAAGGCTTATTGTTAAGTTATTACCTGTTGGCCTTATTGGTATTATTTTATCTGCAATGATATCTGCTTTAACATCTACCTTAAGTGCCACATTAAGCTCTGTATCTACTTTATTTACTATGGATTTTTATAGTAAAATAGATAAAAATGCCAGTAGCGCTAAAAAGGTAAAAGTTGGTAAAATTACAGCTGTTGTAACATTAGTAATTGCTGTTATTTGGGCTCCTTATATTCAGACTTTTGATTCGCTTATAGCCTATTACCAAGAAATAGTTTCTTATTTGGCACCACCAATTGTAGGTACATTTTTTATAGGTTTATTTTGGAAAAGAGCCAATGCTAAGGGCGCTTTTAGCGGCTTAATGGCAGGTTTAGCTGTTGCTGCCTTAATTATGACATTAAAGTATGTGCTAAACGTAGAAATAAATATTCACTTTTTACTATTAGCTCCTGTTCTGCTAATTATAAGCTTGGTAGTATCTATAATTGTGAGTTTAGCTACTGCACCACCACCAGCAGATAAGGTTGCAGAAAACACTTGGACCAAACAAATTTGGATAGATGAAACTAAAGAACTTAAAGGTATTGTTTGGTATAAAAACTTTAGAGTACAAGCTATTTTGTTAGTTATAGCTTGCTTTGTTATGTATGGCTTATTTTATTAA
- a CDS encoding glycoside hydrolase family 130 protein gives MNTVEQKKTGLLRLKKHQNNPVLSPNPENDWESLVVCNPGVWYENGTFFMLYRAAGNDKEHQIRFGLATSTDGVNFTRTSNQPVFSPSTDGPDMGAVEDPRIVKFGDEFYVTYAYRPHPPGQYWNFDHDQILLPDCDADAPLVLKNNIANSGLLLTKDFKNYRRLGRITQSNLDDRDVIIFPEKINGKYAMLHRPKEWIGEEYGCDKPSIWIRFSNDLMVWEEPSTLLLAGINNSWEEKIGGSTPPLKTKDGWLIIYHGVENGGLGYYRVGAALLDLEDPTIVKSRLTNWIMEPEHDYEIDGFYKGCVFPTGNMIIDDTLYVYYGAADRYVGLATCNIDELLNELKNA, from the coding sequence GTCCAAATCCAGAAAACGATTGGGAAAGTTTAGTTGTTTGCAACCCAGGAGTTTGGTATGAAAACGGTACATTTTTTATGCTGTACAGAGCCGCTGGTAATGATAAAGAGCATCAAATACGTTTTGGTTTAGCCACAAGTACAGATGGTGTAAACTTTACTCGTACCTCTAACCAACCTGTTTTTAGTCCAAGTACAGATGGGCCAGATATGGGCGCTGTAGAAGATCCTAGAATTGTAAAATTTGGAGATGAGTTTTATGTAACATATGCTTACAGACCTCATCCTCCAGGACAGTATTGGAATTTTGATCATGATCAAATTTTATTACCAGATTGTGATGCTGATGCTCCGTTGGTTTTAAAAAACAACATTGCAAACTCGGGCTTACTTTTAACCAAAGATTTTAAAAATTACAGACGCTTAGGAAGAATTACACAAAGTAATTTAGACGATAGAGATGTTATTATTTTTCCAGAAAAAATAAACGGGAAATATGCAATGTTACACAGACCAAAAGAATGGATTGGTGAAGAGTATGGCTGTGATAAACCTTCTATATGGATTCGTTTTTCTAACGATTTAATGGTTTGGGAAGAGCCAAGTACATTGCTACTTGCAGGTATTAATAATAGCTGGGAAGAAAAAATTGGCGGTAGCACACCTCCTTTAAAAACTAAAGATGGCTGGTTAATTATATATCATGGTGTAGAAAATGGCGGCTTAGGTTATTACCGTGTTGGTGCGGCTCTTTTAGATTTAGAAGACCCTACAATTGTAAAATCTAGACTAACCAATTGGATCATGGAGCCAGAGCACGATTATGAAATTGATGGCTTTTACAAAGGTTGTGTTTTTCCAACAGGAAATATGATTATTGATGATACTTTATACGTATATTATGGTGCTGCAGACAGGTATGTTGGTCTTGCAACATGTAATATTGATGAATTATTAAATGAACTTAAAAATGCTTAA